Below is a genomic region from Henckelia pumila isolate YLH828 chromosome 3, ASM3356847v2, whole genome shotgun sequence.
ATCTCGCGATATGAAGAAGCCGCTGAATAGCAAGAAGTAGGCTAAGATTGCTACGACAACCGTGTAAGCCATCATCACGTTGGTCACGATTCCTGAAAGGAATGTTACGAAGGAGCTTCCGGCCCAGAAGGACGCGAAGATGAAGGTGAAGAAGAAGAGGAATCCGGCCATGCCACCGGATAGTCCCACGGCCCAAAACGTGGTGATGGCGAATGTGAGGGATAGGATCACCAGAGCTGGAATGGAGATTATTGCGTGCGAAAGAACGTAGGAAGAACGACGGTACGCATTGTAAGCTGTTTCTCTCATGAAAATGTATCTTTCGAGGAGGAACATGGGGATAGCTTCGGCGCATGTGTAGAAAGTTGTGGACATGGCGAAGGCGAAAAACCCTAATCTTTCTTGAACACCTTTTGGCGTGTTATCCAGGTGCCAGAAAATGGTGGCTAGTATGATTCCTGTGACAACAACTGCAGCAAATCGAACTCCAAATAGCTCAGGGGATCGTCTAGAATTCGTGATGGACCGGTTCGCTATGACCATCATTTCTTTCCAGACAGGGTTTGCAAATAATGGGACAGAGGATGAGTACTCCACATTTGTGGCTCCAGAAACCAGTTTCCCCATTGAAATGCTCGCACTTATGGATTCCTTGAGTGATATTTTGGGCCAATTACAGTTGATGCATGGAGGGTTCCTCTTCTTTATCCATTCTTTATTGAAATCCACCAGATTCTTGGTTCCGCCTGGGATTCCTTCTAGCTCTCGGATGTAATCCAGAGCAAATTCAGTTTTATCCTCATTCAAAGGGATTGGTTTCCCAAATTCTTCAAAGAACTGAGGGAGAATCGCCGGAGATCCGCAGCCGTACACGGTTTGTCCACGAGACAGAATGATCAAACGGTCTAATAAACTCAGAATCCTGTAACTTGGCTGATGAATCGACATGATCACTATGCTTCCGCTTTGCGCAATCCTCTGAAGTACTTTCACCACCATGTAAGCGCTGGTGGAGTCGAGTCCTGAAGTGGGCTCATCAAGAAACAGGAGGATAGGGTCATGAATTATGTCTGTTCCGATTGAAACTCGACGCCTCTCGCCTCCCGACACCCCTCGGTGGCCCTCGTCTCCGATCACAGTCTTTGCGGCAGTTCGAAGGCCTAACTGGTCAATCAGAGCTTCAACTCGCGCTCTCTTTCTTGACTTGGACATGGTTCTTGGAAGCCTGAATTCTGCTGAGAACATTAGGGTTTCTTCAACAGTCAACATGGGAAACAACAAGTCATCTTGCATAACGTATGCTGATATTACTTTCAGAAGCTTGGATTCCAAAACTTCACCATTCAAAGTGATTGTTCCTTTGAGGCTTTCGCGAGCTATACGATAAGCCAACGCATCGATCAGGGTCGATTTACCCGACCCACTCGCCCCAAGAACTGCCACGATCTCGCCTTCCCTCGCCTCACCTGAGATCTCGTTCAGTAAAACTTTCATCCGTGACTTGTCCTCAAACGAGTCCCCAGACGAAGATTCATGAGCAATAGTTGGATCAGTCCTGCTACTGAAGAATGCGGGAACGATTCGCGGACGCACTTTCACGCTATATGTGAGGTTATGAAAGGAAAGAATGAAGGGTAATGAAGCAGGCTGAAAAACAGGTTCTTGTACTTCAAGAGCTTGGTGTGCAGGATCCATTGTTGAGTCGCCCACATGCTGAAAAAGCTCGCCAAGCCTATTTGAGCCGGTTCGCTCCAGCTTTCGGGTTGAATATTCTTGGGGCTCCATGGCTTGTTTAGGACATAAAAATGGCCGGTCACTGGCCACAGAAGAACAATTATCAAGTTCATTTATAGGCATGCATGAGAGCTTTCTTGTTGTATTTGGCCTCAATTATAGGGAAAAGCGTGAAATAAGAGGATATATGATTGTGTTTGAGTGTTGCCCCTATTCACATTTGGATCCAGCTACAAGAAAAGTATTAAGCGTGTATCTCTCTTTACTTTAGTATGTACGATTTGTAGGTTTTGGGTCAAAATCATACGTTTTATATGTATGcatatgtgatttctttcggTGGGTTGTTTCGTGAAGTTTTGAAAGTTGTGGGCTCAAGATTAGGTGAGGAGTTGCACTGTTTTCACACACGCACATACATGTACACATATAGTCCATAGATACGtacattatacataggaattATATATGTACACTtcaaattgatatatatatatatatatatatatatatatatttctactataaaagtatgaatgtcGGGCAAAatttttcattgtgaatttataaaTTTGCCCCCAAATTGTGTAggaatcaaaaaatatttatgggcAATTATGGAAAAATGAGGTAAAAAACAAGGGCAAAAAAGGATTAAAAATTTAGTCAAACCTTAGGAGGTGATTTATTGAATAGTAATGAATATGAATTTAACTTTTCATTTATATCTAATTATTACCTCAAAGTTAATTATTGATAAACTATGTatactatataatataaaatttcacacacaatatttggctaatatttttataatgtaaACTATTTTACTTTTGGAAGGTGAAAAAAATCCAAATGTTTATTGGCTACTAAATGACACAAATCGAATGTCTAACGGTTACacatcataaaaaaattgagcatcaatattgttaaaaattaaatataaattatttttatttaaattagtaatgagattaattaagagttatttttttaattaatatgttcattagcctattttcttttaatttttttcacattttaaatttattcattAGCCTATAACTTTCACTTTACTCCCTTtctactattaattgtgtcaaattgTCACAAAATTTGTTACACGtaaatttcatatgttattatatgatttttttcatttcatccatgtattttcaatattccaatataaaattttgtaataatattcGATCAAAGAATAGATTATTGTAActgaaaaattatattaaaaagttttgaaaaattaataaatatttatggtaaaaattagattaaaattcattttgatacacgaactattggtaaaatgtcaaattggtacatgaactattgaaaatggtttaattggtacataatCAATTTATAAAGTCAATTTTACCCTTTATAtacattattttaaattctaatatttttgttaaattaaaatagatagacattttatttttcaaaattattttactaATAGAATTATAagcataaatttatatttatttaaattttatattataaacaaGGGATCGTACTTATTGTACGAAACattgtaaatattaattaatacaaacatgtacatacacatatatataatgattgataaattatatattcaaaaataatatatattaaaaatatataattaaagatatttttaggtttatctatgttataatattattatttatattaatcaaaataaaaatgatatatatgtttgtgtcTTTTCATTTATGATCTACAAATTTTACGTTGAATACTTTTTCGTATACTTGATATATAATCTTCTTTTTATAGTATAGTAATtagtaaatatgaatttatatttaaaattataattaatataataatttaaaagacaaaaatatgtatgtagttcaattaatcaatttaataacaatattAAACTTAAAAGCAACTTAAGTAAAGTGCAAAAttgacttttgagtttgatcatataccaattaaaccattttcaatagttcatgtaccaatttgacattttatctatagttcatgtaccaaaataatttttactcgtaaaaaaattttatagcattttgaaaaattctgataaaatattttaaataaatataaaaaatccaaaaatccaaattcgtttcaaatagtatattaataaaaagtcttgcaaaataaataaatgattatagtaaaaattatatagtattttcaaaaattttattttttactataaaagtatgaatgtagGAGTAACGTTTTTTCATTGTCTATATACATATTTACCCTTTTGttctatataaattatataataatgagTGAAGTGGAAGTTATAGGCTAatgaacaaatttaaaatgagaaaaaaataaaaagaaaataggctaatgaacaaatcaattaaaaaaacacttaaataatctcattattaaattaaataaaaataatttatattgaaTTTTTAATAGTATTGCTgctcaaattttttatggtgtgtAACAGTTAgactataatattttaaataaatagaaaaaaaaattcaaaaatccaaatttgtttcaaatagtatatatatattaataaaaattcttgcaaataaattattatagtaaaaattatatagtattttaaaaaattttattttactataaaagtataaatGTAGGAGTAAGGTTTGTTCATTGTCTATATACATGTTTACCTTTTTgttctatataaattaaataataatgagggttatataagtaaaatgacaaaataaaaaaagaaacaaagatgGAAAAATACACAAAACAATTAGTTGTAATAATTTCTCACATATAAATTTCATTTAAATGGAgtctatttaattttataactttcaatttactctttttctactattaattgtgtcaaattaTCAAAAACAATTGTTATACATAAACatatgttattataagaaattTGAACAGCAAtactataaaaaattaaatataaattattttatttaaattaataatgagattaattaagagtttttttaattaatttgttcattagcctattttcttttattttttcacattttaaatttgttcatTAGCCTATAACTTCCACTTTACTCTATTTCTACTATTAATTGTGGCAAATTGTCACAAAATTTgttatacataaatttcatatgttattatatcattttttttttcatttcatccatgtattttttattaaaattattaaagataataaatatttattttattagattgtgtattatttcgattaacataaaaatgattagatcttggaaaataaaaatttctatttattaaaattattaaatataataaatatttattttattagattgtgtattatttcaatctaaaacaattaacataataaatattttcactctaaattttttattttgtcctTAAATTGTGTATTATTTCGATTTATTGTATATATGGAGATTTTTTACATAAtgctttaaaaatataaaaattgatatattaagtgaatatatatatatatgtatgtatatatatatatatatgtatgtatgtatgtttggaaaataaaaaatattttcactgaaattattaaaagaaaatcatgtatatttaataatatattaccttacctatctaaaagtatgaataaaatgatagagttttatcattgtgaaataacaactttgcaattttatttatactataagtaaggtcatataaaaatatatagagatataaaagtaaaaaaaaaaaattaagttaaggcataaaagtaaataaatatttatattatattatatgtaaatatttaTATCCAAAAATACATTATACACCTTTATTAAATTACAACTAATGCGTCCATTAATACCATTATataattcattttttaaatattattttctgaaaagaaccatttttcaattttcacaatttttttttatttattttacacctTATGTAATGTTaggcaatataaaaatatataagaataagTTAAATTTTAGTTTGTGGCTTAATTGAGTTGCAGTTAatcaaatagataaataaattttgaaaaaaacaaagaaaaaactaAAACTTACGGTATTAATATAAAagtttagaattaaaaaaaatataagaatataaatcttgaaaagaacaaaactaaaatttacAGTAataaagagttttttttttgaaaacttaAAAGTTAGagttaaaaacatatatttacgAAATTAATGTAGAAGTATAAATTAAATCTATTACCTACCTAAAAATGTgaataaaaaggataaaattttatcattgtgaaatctatctatctattatctattacctatctaaaagtgtaaataaaaaGGTAAAGTTTTatcattgtgaaataacaaattagccattttatttatactataagtaaggtcatataaaaatatacagGGATATAATACAActtaaatgacaaaaaataaaaataatatacaagttATACATGactatatgaaaatatatataccaCAACAGAACAAAAAAAACATGCGAGTTAAATGATcgaaataaaaacaatatacaagtgacatgattaaaaataaaaatgcatcgtaatatgactaaaaatgaaaacattCAAGTTACAAACATTGAAAATACAAATTCATCATTAACATGActaaaagtgaaaaaaaaaaaaaaaaagatcattgtattatttcagttgattttcataattaataattaaagtttatttgatttttattatgaggcCGTGAAAATctcaataattataaaatataataaataaatatattgtatAAACAAAGTCTCACAACGTGCATCGCACATGCTgtttactagtatatatatatacaccaaGTATACATATATGCTATGAATATGTatgatatgttttgttctgtATGTAGTGTTTTTGTTGGTATGACAAATTATTAATAATGATACagttaaaaaaaatgttaaaatGTGATATGCTAATCAATTATTAGTATAACAGAGAATACTACCTGTGATTTTCTCCGGTCTTTTATACATAGGTCATGTTTTGAAAGGGTAGCTACCGAACATCACCTTTCTAGCTACTACCATCTCTACCATAGAGGAAGTTTTTCTAACATGCATATTCAATCGTGGAAATACAATGTACCTAATAACTAACAGTTTACATTGTGACGTTTTGTTATATGAgctaaaatctaaaaattgaaacaaattaaaaaaGATTTCATGCCGGAGAAATGGTTTCTTTCGTTCTCTATGTTTGGCTATTTGCAGTTGTGTTCGTTGTGTTATCACAATTGATTTTTAGTCTTGATCAGTGATCCGAGACGATTTTAAGTCAATAAACTGTGAAATATGATTAAAAGGTTATTATTTAAGCATTTCAAGTGCAATTAGTTTAGAAACCAAGAATATTGGCTTCAGAACCACAGATGGATATACTTCGAACGTACTGAACTGATTAGTGTGTAGTTCGGAACATCCGAATTGAGATCAGACCTTCCGAAATGAGTTAGGTCATGCGCACAAAtgatgtgacgcccggggctgaagaggcagggagtgatcgccggtgccaagaggttgcacggacaatgagcggctcctggtaggcttctaggcggagggagacatgaatgaaccgatctcgtgTCGGAATGAggggggattctgagactgtgtaggtatgggactacatagttgaggagggcttaaaagatttcatatgtactgctcatatcaagaaggtgcatcttcttttcggaagctcatcacataagaactccaaagttaagcgtgctttacttggggcaattataggatgggtgaccccctgggaagtttctcagggtgcgtgtgagtgaggacataagcacgctgaaaagacccgtcttgatactgTGGGtcattacaaatggtatcagagccgacctctcttagtacggtatggttcggggacgaaccaagcggaagctggtgggcatgtgacgcccggggctgaagaggcagggagtgatcgccggtgccaagaggttgcacggacaataagcggctcctggtaggcttctaggcggagggagacatgaatgaaccgatctcgtgccggaatgaggggggattctgagactgtgtaggtatgagactacatagttgaggagggtttaaaagatttcatatgtactgctcatatcaagaaggtgcatcttcttttcggaagctcatcacataagaactccaaagttaagcgtgctttacttggggcaattataggatgggtgaccccctgggaagtttctcagggtgcgtgtgagtgaggacataagcacgctgaaaagacccgtcttgattcTGTGGGTCATTACAAATGATGTCTCAAAAAGTGCATAGAAACGTGGAAGATCGAAGCCCCCGAAGGCATCTGTCTACTTAGGTGTCAAGACACAAATGACACATCACTGAATGCATGCGATCGGAACACCTTAAGTGTTGATCAAAGCTTGCTCCATTCAGAAACGTTTTTACATCATGCAAGATCGAACCTTTCAATGTAGctagggatcggagcttccgatcgtctcCTAAAAATAGGCCATCGGATTTCACAtttgaagtgtgaattttgtgtgtgtgtgtgttgatTTCTTTGTGTTTGAGTGATTTTAGCCATAAAATTGAGGGTCCGGCTTTAGTAGGATGCTACTGGAGCTATAACGGAGATGTGTCTAAGTTGTGGGGCCTTCGACAGCGGGCAAACATTGCACGCAGATATAAGTCTAGCTAGACTCTTAATAAATTTTGGAAGTACGTAGCTATTAATAGTCTAGCTagttaaaaattttagtaaggTAATAGTGATACGGTATTCACTCGATTATAGGCTTGAAACTTTGAATCAATGCCTCTAGGTTGCTTGTTataggtacgaaagtactatccgagatatctcGGTTGAGTATACATTTTTTATGTGTTTCATTTTATATGGCATAATGTGCATATTTTACGTCACaattattatgttgcatgcatcgcTTTTCGAGCTTATGTTCTTGAGATAGCCTGTTTGTGAGGGTCGCTCAACCCTACTTCCTCTTAACGGTTGGTTGGACCTGTACTACGCGGTCAGGTCACCGTTAACCACATATTATCGTGTGAgagtcacctcctgatgcgacgacaCAGAGTGCTACAAAGCAAGGCTCCACCAGACTGAGTAGAGTTGATTAATTAGTTACCATCCTTTGTACCTATTCacttgcatttatgcattacaTGACATttatatactcatactctcgtacagAGCATTTTCATCTATCACGTCCTCGGTTCCTtgttttggacaccccattccacgggacAAGACTCAGGTTGGATGGATCCCGTGACAGCGGTCGTTGAGCTGGTTGATGTGGCAGTTTTCTGGGAGACTTCGGTTTCGCATGTGCTTAATTATTCGAGTTGTTATACACTGAGATTCGATATGATTAATGTATATCATTTGGTATTTTTTTTGCTGGTGTGTATTTGTTCTTTCGATAAGGTTGTATCAatattgtttatgtttttgctGGTTATCTGATTATGTTGTTTAATATTAATTGTATGCTTAAACATCTGATTAGTAAGTGATCCTGAACATTTCATTACAAGTATTatatcttttcttcttttttaaattttttttttttgtaattttagccATTTTTCATGGAATTGTTTACGAGTCACTAAATATATCAACTCACTACGTTGAAAGAGGAATAAAATTTGACATCTTAAAACTGAAATAGAATTGTGGTGGAAGATTAAATCGCAAaaatacaaatataaataaCGAAATTTGCAAACACTCTCTCCAAACGCCTCACGGAACAAAATTATTTCTCATGAACTAGTCTGACGTATATTAGTATAATGGTTGATTTTTtccctaaaaaataataataatggttGATTTTTCTACGTGCCATATGTGGTGACcaaagtttatatatatatatatatatatatatatatatatatatatatatatatattgtcgtATGAATTTGAAGTTACAGCAGGTAGGTGTTAATCTGCTGCCCACCTTTTGCGTTTTGTTGGTGTGAGctacctaattaattaattatatttaaataaaagtaGTAggaaatatatacatatatataaatatatatatatatatacacattacTTTTGATCCCACGAAAATTAGGTAAAATATGCAATTTTCGGTCATCTTCTCATTTTTGACCACCGAGattgaaatttatattatatgataaGTCGTTGGATTCATATTTTCGAGACGAATCTATCGTAAAAATTTCAAGG
It encodes:
- the LOC140888720 gene encoding ABC transporter G family member 20-like; translation: MPINELDNCSSVASDRPFLCPKQAMEPQEYSTRKLERTGSNRLGELFQHVGDSTMDPAHQALEVQEPVFQPASLPFILSFHNLTYSVKVRPRIVPAFFSSRTDPTIAHESSSGDSFEDKSRMKVLLNEISGEAREGEIVAVLGASGSGKSTLIDALAYRIARESLKGTITLNGEVLESKLLKVISAYVMQDDLLFPMLTVEETLMFSAEFRLPRTMSKSRKRARVEALIDQLGLRTAAKTVIGDEGHRGVSGGERRRVSIGTDIIHDPILLFLDEPTSGLDSTSAYMVVKVLQRIAQSGSIVIMSIHQPSYRILSLLDRLIILSRGQTVYGCGSPAILPQFFEEFGKPIPLNEDKTEFALDYIRELEGIPGGTKNLVDFNKEWIKKRNPPCINCNWPKISLKESISASISMGKLVSGATNVEYSSSVPLFANPVWKEMMVIANRSITNSRRSPELFGVRFAAVVVTGIILATIFWHLDNTPKGVQERLGFFAFAMSTTFYTCAEAIPMFLLERYIFMRETAYNAYRRSSYVLSHAIISIPALVILSLTFAITTFWAVGLSGGMAGFLFFFTFIFASFWAGSSFVTFLSGIVTNVMMAYTVVVAILAYFLLFSGFFISRDRIPPYWIWFHYASLVKYPYQGVLQNEFADPNKCFVRGIQVFDTSPLKNLPDSLKLKLLQSMSQSLGIKITSSTCLTTGADILKQAGVSDISKWNCLWIIVALGFFFRVLFYFTLLIGSKNKRR